A single region of the Alteriqipengyuania flavescens genome encodes:
- a CDS encoding S4 domain-containing protein: MSEGRASGLRLDRLLYFLRLAPSRTRAHDWVCEGHIRRNGERVNDPARHACAGDVLTLPFPGKVMVVELLALPVRRGPKDEAAACYRVLDAGRPLRQSGGEGPAWGPDRGPDAQ; the protein is encoded by the coding sequence TTGAGCGAGGGGCGGGCGAGCGGGCTCCGGCTCGACCGGCTGCTCTATTTCCTCCGCCTCGCCCCGTCGCGCACCCGTGCGCACGACTGGGTGTGCGAAGGGCACATCCGCCGCAACGGGGAGCGGGTGAACGATCCGGCGCGGCATGCGTGTGCCGGCGACGTCCTCACGCTGCCCTTTCCCGGCAAGGTGATGGTGGTGGAGCTCCTCGCCCTGCCGGTGCGGCGCGGGCCGAAGGATGAGGCTGCTGCATGTTACCGCGTGCTTGACGCTGGCCGCCCGCTTCGCCAATCAGGCGGCGAAGGCCCCGCATGGGGGCCGGATAGGGGACCAGACGCACAATGA
- a CDS encoding gamma carbonic anhydrase family protein produces MTAPQPGTRIIPIHGKSPRIHDSAFIAPGTTIIGDVEIGEDSSVWYNCVLRADVSRIVIGARTNVQDGSVLHCDPERPGDPDGSPLLIGDDVLIGHMAMIHGCRIEDRGFVGLGAIAMNKAVIGSDAMLAAGAMLTEGKVMGTRELWGGRPARKMRDLDDAAIAGMRIGVAHYAENAKAHRKAIDAAG; encoded by the coding sequence ATGACAGCACCCCAGCCCGGCACCCGCATCATCCCCATCCACGGCAAGAGCCCGCGCATCCACGACAGCGCGTTCATCGCGCCCGGCACCACGATCATCGGCGATGTCGAGATCGGGGAGGACAGTTCGGTCTGGTACAATTGCGTGCTGCGCGCCGATGTCAGCCGCATCGTGATCGGCGCGCGCACCAATGTGCAGGACGGCAGCGTGCTCCACTGTGATCCGGAACGTCCGGGCGATCCCGACGGCAGCCCGCTGCTGATCGGCGACGACGTGCTGATCGGCCACATGGCGATGATTCACGGCTGCCGGATCGAGGATCGCGGTTTCGTGGGTCTGGGCGCCATCGCCATGAACAAGGCGGTGATCGGCAGCGATGCCATGCTGGCCGCCGGCGCGATGCTGACCGAAGGCAAGGTCATGGGCACGCGCGAATTGTGGGGCGGCCGCCCGGCGCGCAAGATGCGCGACCTGGACGATGCGGCCATCGCCGGCATGCGCATCGGCGTCGCCCATTACGCCGAGAACGCAAAGGCGCACCGCAAGGCCATCGACGCCGCCGGATAA
- a CDS encoding YihY/virulence factor BrkB family protein, with translation MQFSRFKAALDRAGRHDASIIAAGIAYYAFLALVPMLAACVLAYGVFADPETVASHIRALADNLPQSAADLIAGQLRAVTQSNDAKAGLGLLAALALALFGARNAGGAVARGLTIAFETGERRGFLKSQLVAIGITIAGVAGIVLVAVTIAAVVAIENGIGQYLGYAVLLGGAVLGGGALYRLVPHGVTPTWREVMPGAVFFATGWLVLTAAFGAYVANFGNYNATFGALGGVIVLLTWFYLSAYLLLIGAELVAADRAAE, from the coding sequence ATGCAGTTTTCCCGTTTCAAGGCCGCCCTCGATCGTGCCGGTCGCCACGATGCCAGCATCATCGCCGCCGGCATTGCCTATTACGCCTTCCTCGCACTCGTGCCGATGCTCGCAGCCTGCGTGCTCGCCTACGGCGTCTTCGCCGATCCGGAAACGGTGGCGAGCCACATCAGGGCGCTGGCGGATAATCTCCCGCAATCCGCAGCCGATCTGATCGCGGGGCAATTGCGTGCGGTCACGCAGAGCAACGACGCCAAGGCCGGGCTAGGCCTACTGGCAGCGCTGGCGCTCGCCCTGTTTGGCGCGCGGAACGCCGGCGGCGCCGTGGCGCGGGGCCTGACCATAGCTTTCGAGACCGGCGAGCGGCGGGGGTTCCTGAAAAGCCAGTTGGTCGCCATCGGTATCACCATTGCCGGCGTAGCCGGCATCGTTCTGGTGGCCGTGACGATTGCGGCGGTGGTCGCGATCGAGAACGGTATCGGCCAGTATCTCGGCTATGCCGTGCTGCTCGGCGGGGCAGTCCTGGGCGGCGGGGCGCTTTATCGCCTGGTGCCGCACGGGGTCACGCCGACCTGGCGGGAAGTGATGCCGGGTGCGGTGTTTTTTGCAACCGGGTGGCTTGTACTCACCGCGGCGTTCGGCGCCTATGTCGCCAATTTCGGGAATTACAACGCCACGTTCGGTGCGCTGGGCGGCGTGATCGTGCTGCTAACGTGGTTCTACCTGTCTGCCTACCTGCTCCTGATCGGGGCGGAACTGGTCGCTGCGGACCGCGCCGCAGAGTAA
- the fdxA gene encoding ferredoxin FdxA, whose protein sequence is MTYVVTDACIKCKYTDCVEVCPVDCFYEGENMLVINPSECIDCGVCEPECPAEAILPDTEDNLEKWLELNTKLSAEWPNITTKKDPPEDADEHKGEEGKFEKYFTEDPGEGD, encoded by the coding sequence ATGACCTATGTCGTCACCGACGCCTGCATCAAATGCAAATACACCGATTGCGTGGAAGTCTGCCCGGTGGACTGCTTCTACGAAGGCGAGAACATGCTGGTGATCAACCCCAGCGAATGCATCGACTGCGGCGTGTGCGAACCCGAATGTCCGGCCGAGGCGATCCTGCCCGACACCGAAGACAATCTTGAAAAATGGCTGGAGCTCAACACGAAGCTTTCTGCCGAGTGGCCGAACATCACCACCAAAAAGGATCCGCCCGAGGACGCCGACGAGCACAAGGGCGAAGAGGGCAAGTTCGAGAAATACTTCACCGAAGATCCCGGCGAAGGCGACTGA
- the hemB gene encoding porphobilinogen synthase, translated as MTRSFPNTRLRRTRAHGWSRAMVRETTMTSADLIWPLFATEGGEEQPIASLPGVSRWPLADLARRAKEAVDLGIPCIALFPNTAPDTRSENGAEAYNPDNLMCRAIKAVRDACGDDIGILTDVALDPYTSHGQDGVLDASGYVANDDTVAILVDQAIVQAEAGADIVAPSDMMDGRIGAIRVALEMAGHHNVQIMSYAAKYASAFYGPFRDAVGSGGLLKGDKKSYQMDPANGDEAMHEVAMDIAEGADSVMVKPGLAYLDIVWRVKQRFEVPVFAYQVSGEYALIEAGAAAGAGDRDALLVEKLLSFKRAGASGVLTYHAPVAARILNG; from the coding sequence ATGACCCGCAGCTTTCCCAACACCCGCCTTCGCCGCACGCGCGCCCATGGCTGGAGCCGTGCGATGGTGCGCGAAACTACCATGACCAGCGCCGACCTCATCTGGCCGCTGTTCGCCACCGAAGGGGGCGAGGAGCAGCCCATCGCCAGCCTGCCCGGCGTCTCGCGCTGGCCGCTGGCCGATCTTGCCAGGCGCGCGAAAGAGGCCGTGGATCTCGGCATTCCGTGCATCGCCCTGTTCCCGAACACGGCACCGGACACGCGCAGCGAGAACGGGGCGGAGGCCTACAACCCAGACAACCTCATGTGCCGCGCGATCAAGGCCGTGCGCGATGCCTGCGGCGACGATATCGGCATCCTGACCGACGTCGCGCTCGATCCCTATACCAGCCACGGCCAGGACGGGGTGCTGGACGCGTCGGGCTACGTCGCCAACGACGATACGGTCGCCATCCTCGTCGACCAGGCGATCGTGCAGGCGGAGGCCGGGGCGGACATCGTCGCTCCGTCCGACATGATGGACGGACGCATTGGCGCCATCCGCGTGGCGCTGGAAATGGCCGGCCACCACAATGTCCAGATCATGAGCTACGCCGCCAAATATGCGAGCGCATTCTACGGGCCGTTCCGCGATGCCGTTGGCAGCGGCGGGCTGCTGAAAGGCGACAAGAAAAGCTACCAGATGGACCCGGCCAACGGTGACGAGGCGATGCACGAAGTCGCGATGGACATTGCCGAAGGCGCGGACAGCGTGATGGTGAAGCCGGGCCTCGCCTATCTCGACATCGTCTGGCGGGTGAAGCAGCGCTTCGAAGTGCCGGTGTTCGCTTACCAGGTGAGCGGCGAATATGCGCTGATCGAAGCCGGCGCGGCGGCCGGGGCGGGCGACCGCGACGCGCTGCTGGTGGAAAAGCTGCTCAGCTTCAAGCGCGCCGGGGCGAGCGGCGTCTTGACCTATCACGCCCCGGTCGCGGCGCGCATCCTCAATGGCTGA
- a CDS encoding spermidine synthase, with amino-acid sequence MTGRARLLFVVTILTGSFLLFLVQPLVARMALPLLGGAPAVWNSAMLVYQALLLGGYAYAHALSRLALRKQAMVHVALLGLAALTLPIALADLPPPAPGWEPVWVPGLFLATIGPLFFVVSAQAPLMQRWYAADAEAGDPYWLYAASNIGSFTGLLAYPILLEPWFPIAQHSMLWAAGYGLLAVLVVLVARSRWNAAPATGQGAVAPEEGAGEAPGAKTILLWLALAAVPSGLMLSTTTHLTTDIVAMPLSWVLPLGLYLLSFTFAFAERSSLANTCVRIAPLTLLLAGSLAMVSNGHGTLSVAIATLLLMFILAIALHRRLYWLRPAPERLTLFYLVMSAGGALGGLFTALIAPVAFDWVWEHPILLLAAAALLPIVPFFDWMGRLGIAKDRRRTAILAVILVAAIIGVCMILALQRGHDNLVLLGTVGMALCGILVMERRWALLLVFAALMIARGGFETIETSVAGLRERSYFGIYTLKDNPAERTRSLLHGTTIHGLQYTDPQRRNKPTSYYGPSSGVGLVLSAAPQIVGGDAAVGVVGLGTGTLACYARPGQDWTFFEIDPVVAEYSRDGTFTFLHDCTPDASIHIGDARLVLEDLPPASFDVLVIDAFSSDAIPLHLLTTEALEIYERALKPGGIVLFHISNRYIDLQPVFAAHAGEQGWGALLRDGRGSGSDATTSSFWIAAARTPEPLARMLQAHPQEQWVSLPEPASRPWTDDHASILPFIMWRNVLGR; translated from the coding sequence ATGACCGGAAGGGCGCGGCTCCTCTTCGTGGTCACGATCCTGACGGGCAGCTTCCTGCTGTTCCTCGTCCAGCCGCTGGTCGCGCGCATGGCGCTTCCCCTGCTGGGCGGGGCGCCGGCCGTCTGGAACAGCGCGATGCTGGTTTACCAGGCTTTGCTGCTGGGCGGATATGCCTATGCCCACGCCCTGTCGCGGCTGGCGCTGCGCAAGCAGGCGATGGTGCATGTCGCGCTGCTCGGCCTCGCGGCGCTGACCCTGCCGATCGCGCTTGCCGACCTGCCGCCGCCCGCGCCGGGCTGGGAGCCCGTGTGGGTGCCGGGCCTTTTCCTCGCCACTATCGGCCCGCTGTTCTTCGTGGTCTCCGCACAAGCGCCGCTGATGCAGCGCTGGTATGCCGCCGATGCGGAGGCGGGCGATCCGTACTGGCTGTACGCAGCATCGAATATCGGCAGCTTCACCGGCCTCCTTGCCTATCCGATTCTGCTGGAGCCCTGGTTCCCCATCGCGCAGCATTCGATGCTGTGGGCGGCGGGCTACGGCCTTCTGGCGGTTCTGGTGGTGCTGGTCGCCCGCTCGCGCTGGAACGCGGCCCCGGCAACAGGGCAAGGCGCAGTGGCTCCGGAGGAAGGAGCGGGCGAAGCGCCGGGTGCGAAGACAATCCTGCTCTGGCTCGCGCTTGCCGCCGTGCCGTCGGGCCTGATGCTTTCGACCACCACGCACCTGACGACCGATATCGTCGCCATGCCGCTTTCATGGGTCCTGCCGCTCGGGCTTTACCTGCTCAGCTTCACTTTCGCCTTTGCGGAGCGTAGCAGCCTTGCGAACACCTGCGTGCGGATCGCGCCGCTGACGCTGCTCCTCGCCGGATCGCTGGCGATGGTCAGCAACGGCCACGGCACGCTGTCGGTCGCGATTGCGACGCTGCTCCTGATGTTCATCCTCGCCATTGCGCTGCACCGTCGGCTCTACTGGCTGCGCCCCGCGCCGGAGCGGTTGACGCTGTTCTATCTCGTGATGAGCGCGGGCGGCGCGCTGGGCGGGCTGTTTACCGCCCTTATCGCACCGGTCGCCTTCGACTGGGTGTGGGAGCATCCGATCCTGCTCCTTGCCGCCGCGGCGTTGCTGCCCATCGTGCCTTTCTTCGACTGGATGGGGCGGCTGGGCATTGCGAAAGACCGCCGCCGCACGGCCATTCTGGCCGTGATCCTGGTGGCGGCGATCATCGGCGTGTGCATGATCCTGGCCCTGCAGCGGGGGCACGACAATCTGGTGCTCCTCGGCACGGTGGGCATGGCACTATGCGGCATCCTGGTGATGGAGCGGCGCTGGGCGCTGCTGCTGGTCTTCGCCGCGCTGATGATCGCGCGCGGCGGGTTCGAAACGATCGAGACCAGCGTCGCGGGCCTGCGCGAACGCAGCTATTTCGGTATCTATACGCTCAAGGACAATCCGGCGGAGCGCACGCGGTCGCTCCTCCACGGCACGACCATCCACGGGCTGCAATATACCGATCCGCAGCGGCGGAATAAGCCGACCAGCTATTACGGCCCGTCGTCCGGCGTCGGCCTGGTGCTGTCGGCAGCGCCGCAGATCGTCGGCGGGGATGCGGCGGTGGGGGTGGTCGGGCTCGGCACCGGGACACTCGCCTGCTACGCGCGGCCGGGGCAGGACTGGACCTTCTTCGAGATCGACCCGGTGGTCGCCGAATACTCGCGCGACGGGACGTTCACTTTCCTGCACGATTGCACGCCGGATGCCTCGATCCACATCGGCGATGCGCGGCTGGTGCTGGAAGACCTGCCGCCGGCGAGCTTCGACGTGCTGGTGATAGATGCTTTCAGTTCGGACGCCATCCCGCTCCACCTGCTGACGACCGAGGCGCTGGAAATCTACGAACGCGCGCTGAAGCCCGGCGGGATCGTGCTGTTCCACATCTCCAACCGCTATATCGACCTGCAGCCGGTCTTCGCCGCCCATGCCGGGGAACAGGGTTGGGGCGCGCTGCTGCGCGACGGGCGCGGCTCCGGCAGCGACGCCACGACATCGTCGTTCTGGATTGCCGCGGCCCGCACGCCCGAACCGCTGGCGAGGATGCTCCAGGCCCATCCGCAGGAGCAGTGGGTCAGCCTGCCCGAGCCGGCCAGCCGCCCGTGGACGGACGATCACGCCTCCATCCTGCCTTTCATCATGTGGCGGAATGTGCTCGGTAGGTAG
- a CDS encoding helicase-related protein, which produces MAHFPPDTTARGGPSTVKAVLGPTNTGKTHLAIERLCAHSSGAIGFPLRLLAREVYDRVRAIKGDREVALITGEERIEPPGARWFLCTAEAMPVVSGPHAPAFIALDEAQIGADRERGHIFTDRFLHARGREETMLLGSATLEPMVRALVPKAEISERPRFSTLSHIGPRKLSRLPPRSAIVAFSVEQVYAMAEALRRHRGGAAVVMGALSPETRNRQVELFQSGEVDYIVATDAIGMGLNLDVNHVAFASLGKFDGVRQRRLTPAEMAQIAGRAGRHHKDGTFGTLSGGHASEFTEDEIFAIEEHRFAPLTHMYWRNPEPRFDSIARLIADLSMKPDRPELKAAPEAIDLAVLRKLADDRLADGVKGAGAVQRFWETCQLPDFRQLGADQHARFVARLWQDLRGGYIGADFVAARIADLDRPQGDIDTLQGRIAAIRSWAYICQRPDWVLARDEMAARARAVEARLSDALHARLTERFVNRRTSVLMKAIGKDTALLKVELAQSGDVLVEGEAIGRLDGFRFRVDRDARAEDRKLLLAAAERHMPRLLALKAEKLVNEELGDLVLEDGEVRRGGQAIAVLEPGKYRSAPRLLLTKELAPLDEAKRAELADALQMWLDTQLQALAPLRLLEEAAESAETGSEARALLLTLIDRNGTIRREDGGLAHLPADRRKVLRKLGVHIGALDIFVPALLKPAARAMLSLLGLDRRPLNPGMESVVTLDGKAPAGYRPCGKQAIRMDMGERILRSAHDARTKSKARKFAVDHALGISIGLTEASLVRLLSQGGFKAQPRTDLAEGAFGPPAPHLYQWRPLGKDRQGGPRQQAHDKRTPRGKKGQGRGRDRDRPRTNDRGAGRKPDHGPARSSGAFDSLADLLR; this is translated from the coding sequence GTGGCGCATTTCCCTCCCGACACCACGGCACGCGGCGGACCCTCCACGGTCAAGGCGGTGCTCGGCCCGACCAACACCGGCAAGACGCATCTCGCCATCGAGCGATTGTGCGCCCATTCGAGCGGGGCGATCGGATTTCCCCTCCGGCTGTTGGCGCGCGAGGTCTACGACCGGGTCCGCGCGATCAAGGGCGACAGGGAAGTCGCGCTGATCACGGGCGAGGAGCGGATCGAGCCGCCCGGTGCGCGGTGGTTCCTGTGCACGGCCGAGGCGATGCCGGTCGTCTCCGGCCCCCATGCCCCCGCTTTCATCGCGCTGGACGAAGCGCAGATCGGTGCCGATCGCGAGCGCGGGCATATCTTTACCGACCGCTTCCTGCATGCGCGCGGGCGGGAGGAGACGATGCTGCTCGGCTCCGCCACGCTGGAGCCGATGGTCCGCGCGCTCGTGCCCAAGGCCGAGATTTCGGAGCGGCCGCGTTTTTCCACCCTCTCGCATATCGGCCCGCGCAAGCTGTCCCGCCTGCCGCCGCGCAGCGCCATCGTGGCCTTCTCCGTAGAGCAGGTCTACGCCATGGCCGAGGCGCTGCGGCGGCACCGCGGCGGCGCGGCAGTGGTGATGGGCGCGCTCAGCCCGGAAACCCGCAACCGCCAGGTCGAACTGTTCCAGTCGGGCGAGGTCGACTACATCGTCGCCACCGACGCCATCGGAATGGGGCTGAACCTCGACGTCAACCATGTCGCCTTCGCCTCGCTCGGCAAGTTCGACGGCGTGCGGCAACGGCGGCTTACCCCGGCGGAAATGGCGCAGATCGCGGGCCGGGCGGGCCGCCACCACAAGGACGGCACGTTCGGTACGCTGTCGGGCGGCCATGCAAGCGAGTTCACCGAGGACGAGATCTTCGCCATCGAGGAACATCGCTTCGCCCCGCTGACCCACATGTACTGGCGCAACCCGGAACCGCGCTTCGACAGCATCGCCCGGCTTATCGCCGACCTGTCGATGAAGCCCGACCGGCCCGAATTGAAAGCCGCGCCCGAAGCGATCGACCTCGCCGTCCTGCGCAAGCTGGCGGACGATCGGCTTGCCGATGGCGTCAAGGGGGCAGGCGCGGTGCAGCGTTTCTGGGAGACCTGCCAGCTGCCCGATTTCCGCCAACTAGGGGCGGACCAGCACGCCCGCTTCGTCGCGCGGCTGTGGCAGGATTTGCGCGGTGGCTACATCGGTGCCGACTTCGTGGCGGCACGCATCGCCGACCTCGACCGGCCGCAGGGCGATATCGACACGCTGCAGGGACGCATCGCCGCCATTCGCAGCTGGGCCTATATCTGCCAGCGACCCGACTGGGTTCTGGCCCGCGACGAGATGGCCGCCCGCGCCCGCGCGGTGGAGGCTAGGCTGTCGGACGCGCTGCACGCCCGCTTGACCGAACGCTTCGTCAACCGCAGGACATCGGTGCTGATGAAAGCGATCGGCAAGGACACGGCGCTGCTGAAGGTCGAGCTGGCGCAATCCGGCGACGTGCTGGTCGAAGGCGAGGCGATCGGCCGGCTCGACGGATTTCGCTTCCGGGTCGATCGCGATGCGCGCGCGGAAGATCGCAAGCTGCTATTGGCGGCTGCCGAAAGACACATGCCGCGCCTGCTGGCGCTGAAAGCGGAGAAACTGGTGAACGAGGAATTGGGCGACCTGGTGCTGGAAGACGGCGAAGTGCGCCGCGGCGGACAGGCGATCGCCGTGCTGGAACCCGGCAAGTATCGCAGCGCGCCGCGACTGCTATTGACGAAAGAGCTCGCCCCGCTGGACGAAGCGAAGCGTGCTGAGCTGGCAGACGCGCTACAAATGTGGCTCGACACGCAACTGCAGGCGCTCGCGCCCCTACGCCTGCTGGAAGAAGCGGCCGAAAGCGCTGAAACCGGGAGCGAGGCGCGCGCCCTGCTGCTCACGTTGATCGACCGCAACGGCACGATCCGGCGCGAGGACGGCGGGCTCGCCCATTTGCCCGCGGACCGGCGCAAGGTGCTGCGCAAGCTGGGCGTGCATATCGGCGCGCTCGACATCTTCGTGCCCGCCTTGCTCAAGCCTGCCGCGCGCGCGATGCTGAGCCTGCTCGGCCTCGATCGCAGGCCGCTCAATCCCGGCATGGAATCCGTCGTCACGCTCGATGGCAAGGCACCCGCGGGCTACCGGCCCTGCGGCAAGCAGGCGATCCGCATGGACATGGGCGAGCGGATCCTGCGCAGCGCGCACGATGCGCGGACCAAGTCGAAGGCGCGCAAGTTCGCAGTCGACCACGCGCTCGGCATTTCGATCGGCCTGACCGAGGCCAGCCTGGTGCGCCTGCTCTCCCAAGGCGGCTTCAAGGCCCAGCCGCGCACCGACCTCGCCGAAGGGGCTTTCGGGCCGCCTGCACCGCACCTCTACCAGTGGCGCCCGCTCGGCAAGGATCGCCAGGGCGGACCGCGGCAGCAAGCGCACGACAAGCGAACGCCGCGCGGCAAGAAGGGCCAGGGCCGAGGTCGGGACCGGGACAGGCCGCGCACGAATGACCGCGGCGCAGGGCGCAAGCCCGATCATGGCCCCGCCCGCAGCAGCGGCGCGTTCGACAGCCTGGCGGACCTGCTGCGTTGA
- a CDS encoding M23 family metallopeptidase: MFFRPGKRDEAIDIAGGSGAAAAGSALVLVRRPSLAERYDHWREGVSARLRDVELAPDLARDIGGAKWWRGVATMVGLGALALAGWPDFAPLYAAPPMDLTDEARDEFRSQVIMPLALGADSGRRMGASTAVAALEAAPERPSIEVVATLAQGDSFERMLRRAGVGREEAQQVAALVGSSVGLDEIESGTKVDITLGRRTSVGQPRPLDALEFRARFDLRLVLARMDGRLSVRPVPIRVDSTPLRIRGTVGDSLFRSARAAGAPGPAVQAYLRTLQTQIDAGRIGSGDTFDMVIDYKRAETGETQTGQLLFAGLFGADGKPRARLMRWGSEGRFFEASGVGEQREGLVAPVSGPISSNYGMRRHPVLGYRRMHAGMDFKASYGTPIVAVTDATVTSAGRAGGCGNAVRLDHGNGLSTRYCHMSRMAVSRGQRVRRGQVIGYVGSTGLSTGPHLHYEMYSGGRAINPASVRFVTRAQLSGSELEAFRSKLTGLMRIEPGSALESLAPAKPADTAPVREIDRVQKAREIG; this comes from the coding sequence GTGTTTTTCAGGCCGGGCAAGCGGGACGAGGCAATCGATATTGCCGGCGGCAGCGGCGCTGCCGCTGCGGGCAGTGCGCTCGTGCTCGTCCGCCGCCCGTCGCTGGCCGAGCGTTACGATCACTGGCGCGAAGGCGTCTCCGCCCGGCTCCGGGATGTGGAACTGGCACCCGACCTCGCCCGCGACATCGGCGGGGCGAAGTGGTGGCGCGGCGTCGCCACGATGGTCGGCCTCGGCGCGCTGGCGCTGGCAGGCTGGCCCGATTTCGCGCCGCTTTACGCCGCGCCGCCGATGGACCTGACTGACGAGGCGCGCGACGAATTTCGCAGCCAGGTCATCATGCCGCTGGCGCTCGGCGCCGACAGTGGCCGCCGGATGGGCGCCTCGACCGCCGTCGCCGCGCTCGAAGCCGCGCCGGAACGCCCCTCGATCGAGGTGGTGGCGACGCTGGCGCAAGGCGACAGTTTCGAACGCATGCTCCGCCGCGCAGGTGTGGGGCGCGAGGAAGCGCAGCAGGTCGCGGCACTGGTCGGCAGCTCGGTCGGCCTCGACGAGATCGAATCCGGCACGAAAGTCGATATCACTCTCGGCCGCCGCACCAGCGTTGGCCAGCCGCGCCCGCTCGATGCGCTGGAATTCCGCGCGCGGTTCGACCTGCGGCTGGTGCTTGCGCGCATGGACGGGCGGCTCAGCGTGCGCCCGGTGCCGATCCGGGTCGATTCGACCCCGCTGCGCATTCGCGGCACGGTCGGCGACAGTCTCTTCCGCTCCGCCCGCGCGGCCGGCGCGCCCGGCCCGGCGGTGCAGGCCTACCTGCGTACGCTGCAGACCCAGATCGACGCCGGCCGCATCGGTTCGGGCGACACGTTCGACATGGTGATCGATTACAAGCGCGCCGAAACGGGCGAGACCCAGACCGGCCAGCTCCTTTTCGCCGGGCTCTTCGGCGCCGACGGCAAGCCGCGCGCGCGGCTGATGCGCTGGGGCAGCGAGGGCCGTTTCTTCGAAGCTTCGGGCGTCGGCGAGCAGCGCGAAGGCCTCGTCGCCCCCGTATCGGGCCCGATCAGTTCCAATTACGGCATGCGCCGCCACCCGGTGCTCGGCTATCGCCGGATGCATGCGGGCATGGACTTCAAGGCAAGCTACGGCACGCCCATCGTCGCCGTGACCGATGCCACCGTGACGTCGGCCGGGCGCGCCGGGGGTTGCGGCAACGCGGTGCGGCTGGACCACGGCAACGGCCTGTCGACCCGCTATTGCCACATGAGCCGGATGGCCGTCAGTCGCGGGCAGCGGGTCCGGCGCGGGCAGGTGATCGGCTATGTCGGCTCGACCGGCCTCTCCACCGGCCCGCACCTCCATTATGAAATGTACAGCGGCGGGCGTGCCATCAATCCGGCCAGCGTCCGCTTTGTCACCCGCGCCCAATTGAGCGGCAGCGAGCTCGAGGCATTCCGCAGCAAGCTGACCGGGCTGATGCGGATCGAGCCGGGCTCTGCGCTCGAAAGCCTTGCCCCCGCCAAGCCCGCCGATACCGCACCGGTGCGTGAAATCGACCGGGTGCAGAAAGCCCGCGAGATCGGCTGA
- a CDS encoding GNAT family N-acetyltransferase — MAESASDAFRHETERLLLRDWREDDWPRFWQLTNTPAVMRWLGDEADEATKAGARERLEGYRRDHGHTFWVLERKDDGGHLSGEMLGFCGLKRSNVEGEAVFGMMEVGWRLREDAWGHGYAREAAIASLDLGFDRFGADEIVALTVDGNTASWGLMKRLGMTRREDLDFEDPRWGPHLNPSIVYSITRDAWQSQTR, encoded by the coding sequence ATGGCTGAATCGGCAAGCGATGCTTTCCGGCACGAGACCGAACGACTGTTGCTGCGCGACTGGCGCGAAGACGACTGGCCGCGTTTCTGGCAGCTGACCAACACGCCCGCCGTCATGCGCTGGCTCGGCGACGAGGCTGACGAAGCCACCAAGGCAGGCGCGCGGGAGCGGCTGGAAGGCTACCGGCGCGACCACGGCCACACGTTCTGGGTGCTGGAGCGCAAGGACGACGGCGGCCACCTGTCCGGCGAAATGCTCGGCTTTTGCGGCCTCAAGCGCTCGAATGTCGAAGGGGAAGCGGTCTTCGGCATGATGGAGGTCGGCTGGCGGCTGCGCGAGGATGCGTGGGGCCACGGCTATGCCAGGGAGGCCGCGATCGCTTCGCTTGACCTCGGCTTCGATCGCTTCGGCGCGGACGAGATCGTCGCCCTGACCGTGGACGGCAACACCGCCAGCTGGGGCCTGATGAAGCGATTGGGCATGACCCGGCGCGAGGATCTCGATTTCGAGGATCCGCGCTGGGGGCCGCACCTCAACCCGTCGATCGTCTATTCCATCACGCGTGACGCTTGGCAGAGCCAAACGCGATGA